A genome region from Gigantopelta aegis isolate Gae_Host chromosome 3, Gae_host_genome, whole genome shotgun sequence includes the following:
- the LOC121368258 gene encoding antistasin-like yields the protein MKTFICFLLLVTVSLARVAINRCGPVCPTFCLTGHKADENGCPTCFCNQAPVELTQCHTSGMYCRILCPNGMVKDKDGCPLCQCLP from the exons ATGAAGACGTTTATCTGTTTTCTTCTGCTGGTAACAGTATCACTCG CCAGGGTAGCAATTAATCGATGCGGGCCTGTGTGTCCTACTTTCTGTCTTACCGGTCACAAGGCTGATGAAAATGGTTGCCCAACGTGCTTTTGTAATCAAG ctCCTGTTGAACTGACCCAGTGCCACACCAGTGGAATGTACTGCAGGATACTCTGTCCAAACGGAATGGTGAAAGACAAAGACGGATGTCCGCTGTGCCAGTGCCTTCCTTAA